Part of the Rothia mucilaginosa genome, GCGCGCATCCGCCCCGAGGTTGCGGATTGCCGCACCGAGGGTCGAGTAGGCGCGTGCGGCACCGGCCAGGGAGACAGCGTGCACGGGTGCGCCGCAACCGTCAACGCCGATGGCGGCTACCGGCTCGCCGGTGAACGCCTCAATTTCTTCGGTAATGACCTGCTGTAGCGGGTGGGCGGGGTCGAGGTAGTTGTGGAGGGTCCAATTCTGCGAGCCTGCCTCGAGCTCGCCGCGTTCCAGCTTGGCGGTGCAGGCCCAGAGGAAAGCGGCGTGCTTGCCGGAGCAGGGGTGCGCCAGGGGAGTACGCGCCAGGTTGGCCTGAATCATGGCCTTGTACGCCTGTGAGTCGGAGGGGTAGGAGGGCTTGAGCGCCAGGTTCGCCGGGGTGAGCGGGTTGGTTTCGGTGCTGCCCTGGGTGAGTACGTCCTGTACGGCTCGCATCTGCTCGAAGGTGCCGCGGTGCGAGCCGCAGGCGATGGCGACCTGGGAGCCGCGCAGGGGTGCGCCCGCTTTCATGGATCCGATGGCCTGCAGGGGTTTGGCTGCGGAGCGCAGGTAGAAGGGCTCGTGAATGTCGCCGAGGGCAAGCTGCACATCGCCGTCGGGGTTGAGGAGGATGAGGCGGCCGCGGTGGCGTGCCTCGACAAAGTTGTTGCGGGTGAGCTGTGCGAGTTCTACGTCGAAGGCGCTGCTGGGGTTGGTGGTGTGAGTGGTTGCCTGTGGGGTGGTGCTGTTGGTCATTCTTCTAGTTTAAGGGGTGTATTGTTCTGCCTTATGTACGCGGTTTTACGCGTATAGGGCGGCTCAGAATGGTATCCCCGCAAATATTTCCGTGCAGAACGTTGCTTGTAAGGGTGGGGCGGATTCATCCTTATTTTTGGATGTTTATGTGATATTTTTTGACCGACAGTGAGCTGTATATGTGATACCTCTCATATTAATTGGTGGTAGGGGTTACGTCTTTAGCATGGGGA contains:
- a CDS encoding asparaginase, encoding MTNSTTPQATTHTTNPSSAFDVELAQLTRNNFVEARHRGRLILLNPDGDVQLALGDIHEPFYLRSAAKPLQAIGSMKAGAPLRGSQVAIACGSHRGTFEQMRAVQDVLTQGSTETNPLTPANLALKPSYPSDSQAYKAMIQANLARTPLAHPCSGKHAAFLWACTAKLERGELEAGSQNWTLHNYLDPAHPLQQVITEEIEAFTGEPVAAIGVDGCGAPVHAVSLAGAARAYSTLGAAIRNLGADARASTVATAMVDYPELIQAPGSPDTVLSEELDAIVKGGAEGVLCIGLRSGASVVVKMSDGSHRAMYAVALRALQAGGYLSAEECERLLALVIRPVTGGYVDGKPVVVGELRVHEELFTREDSTPGAPEENAQEED